A section of the Paracoccaceae bacterium genome encodes:
- the thrS gene encoding threonine--tRNA ligase, translating into MAQISLTFPDGNARDYEAGVTPAEVAASIASSLAKKAISATVDGAHHDLQWPIDADASVAIHTMKDDAQALELIRHDAAHIMARAVQALWPDVKVTIGPVIENGWYYDFDRAEPFTPEDLGAIEKKMKEIIAARDPVRTEIWDRPRAVKFYEDAGEPYKVELIEAIPGDEPLRMYWHGDWQDLCRGPHFQHTGQVPADAFKLMSVAGAYWRGDSNRAMLQRIYGVAFKTRDDLKKHLHMLEEAAKRDHRKLGREMELFHFQEEAPGQIFWHPTGWTLYTTLQDYMRRRQRDGGYNEINTPQVLNRTFWERSGHWENYGENMFVVEVEEEHAREEAINALKPMNCPCHVQVFNQGLRSYRELPLRLAEFGACARYEPSGALHGLMRVRGFTQDDGHIFCTAEQIKDECIRFVDFLDSVYRDLGFDSFDIKFSTRPEKRVGEEAVWDHAEAALEDAVKATGRPYELDPGEGAFYGPKLDFKLTDAIGREWQCGTFQVDPNLPERLGATYIGEDGNKHRPFMIHRACLGSFERFLGVLIENYEGRFPLWLAPRQVVVASIVSDADDYVAEVVSALRDAGIRTEADIRNEKINYKVREHSLGKVPVILAIGKREVEDRTVSVRRLGEKQTSTQALDALIADLKAEATPPDLR; encoded by the coding sequence ATGGCCCAAATCTCTCTGACCTTTCCCGATGGCAATGCGCGCGACTATGAGGCCGGGGTGACCCCTGCTGAGGTTGCAGCATCTATTGCGTCGTCACTGGCTAAAAAGGCGATCTCGGCCACGGTGGACGGTGCGCATCACGATCTGCAGTGGCCCATCGACGCCGATGCCTCGGTCGCGATCCACACCATGAAGGACGACGCACAGGCGCTGGAACTGATCCGCCACGATGCCGCGCATATCATGGCGCGCGCGGTGCAGGCGCTTTGGCCGGATGTGAAAGTTACCATCGGGCCGGTGATCGAAAACGGCTGGTATTACGACTTCGACCGGGCCGAGCCGTTTACGCCCGAAGACCTGGGTGCGATCGAGAAAAAGATGAAGGAAATCATCGCCGCTCGCGATCCCGTCCGTACCGAGATCTGGGATCGGCCGCGCGCGGTGAAATTCTACGAGGACGCCGGAGAGCCCTATAAGGTCGAACTGATCGAGGCGATTCCGGGCGATGAACCGCTGCGCATGTATTGGCACGGTGACTGGCAGGATCTGTGCCGCGGCCCGCATTTCCAGCATACCGGCCAGGTGCCGGCGGATGCGTTCAAACTGATGAGTGTGGCCGGGGCCTATTGGCGCGGTGATTCCAACCGCGCCATGCTGCAACGTATCTATGGCGTCGCCTTCAAGACCCGCGACGACCTGAAGAAGCATCTGCACATGCTTGAGGAAGCCGCCAAGCGCGACCATCGCAAGCTGGGCCGTGAGATGGAGTTGTTTCACTTTCAGGAAGAAGCACCGGGCCAGATATTCTGGCACCCGACCGGCTGGACGCTTTACACCACGTTGCAGGATTATATGCGCCGTCGCCAGCGGGATGGTGGTTACAATGAAATCAACACGCCGCAGGTTCTGAACCGCACATTCTGGGAACGTTCGGGGCATTGGGAAAACTACGGCGAGAACATGTTTGTCGTCGAGGTCGAGGAAGAGCACGCGCGCGAAGAGGCGATCAATGCGCTGAAACCGATGAACTGCCCGTGCCACGTTCAGGTGTTCAATCAGGGGCTGCGCAGTTACCGCGAACTGCCGCTGCGGCTTGCCGAATTCGGGGCCTGTGCGCGCTATGAACCCTCGGGCGCGCTGCATGGGTTGATGCGGGTGCGCGGGTTCACCCAGGATGACGGCCACATCTTCTGCACCGCGGAACAGATCAAGGATGAATGCATCCGTTTTGTCGACTTCCTCGACAGTGTGTACCGGGATCTTGGGTTCGACAGCTTTGACATCAAATTTTCGACCCGCCCCGAAAAACGTGTGGGGGAAGAGGCCGTGTGGGATCACGCCGAAGCTGCGCTGGAAGATGCGGTCAAGGCGACCGGGCGCCCCTATGAGCTCGACCCTGGTGAAGGGGCATTCTATGGCCCCAAGCTGGATTTCAAACTGACCGACGCCATCGGGCGTGAATGGCAATGCGGAACCTTCCAGGTGGATCCCAACCTGCCCGAACGGCTTGGCGCGACCTATATCGGCGAAGACGGCAACAAGCACCGTCCGTTCATGATCCACCGCGCCTGTCTTGGCAGTTTTGAGCGGTTCCTGGGCGTCCTGATCGAAAACTACGAAGGGCGCTTTCCGCTGTGGCTGGCCCCGCGCCAGGTCGTCGTCGCCTCGATCGTGTCGGACGCGGATGATTACGTGGCCGAGGTTGTGTCCGCTCTGAGGGATGCCGGTATCCGAACCGAGGCCGACATTCGCAACGAAAAGATCAACTACAAGGTCCGCGAACACTCACTAGGCAAGGTTCCGGTGATCCTGGCCATCGGCAAGCGCGAGGTTGAGGACCGCACCGTCAGCGTGCGGCGGCTGGGCGAAAAACAGACCAGCACGCAAGCGCTGGACGCGCTGATTGCGGATCTGAAGGCCGAGGCGACGCCGCCTGATTTGCGATAG
- a CDS encoding sodium:proline symporter — translation MQAAGILGVFAAIVVLTVIVTPRRVTLGGFFGGQSGAGTPPGLWTLVLSQVTTWIFARSLMNSAILGYYFGIAGVLAYTAYYASFLTGGLIVARLRASGAGSVQDWIGRRFGLAGQSCYNVVIALRLLSEVFANLIVVGLIFVAVLPEFGDYRNLAILAVAILALAYSSLGGLSAALRTDVVQMVIFLVVFGTALAALLASPEFDLGATLTAPGVSGPYNGWVLLAVALLQVFSYPVHDPVMMDRGFLSDAATTRRSFQHAFWISTLCIISFGFFGIQAALQGAAYEAQLIGTWAGLLPGWLFAALMVSLLVSALSTLDSALVSSARLAVEELGLASRSLNGGRMTMVIFAAMGTLLTLWGNQTLFDAVAVSGTASMFLTPVLLAGLFLGRQVQLWAYLVSFAAAMMGALLYFARAADWAASVLYDGHKYEQLLLIGIVVLAVGFAAVALGSRSRVRTSADHPDQTNHVEQKTPG, via the coding sequence ATGCAAGCCGCTGGAATTCTCGGCGTTTTCGCCGCGATTGTCGTGCTGACTGTGATCGTGACACCACGGCGGGTGACACTCGGTGGCTTTTTTGGCGGGCAGAGCGGCGCCGGAACACCGCCGGGCCTTTGGACGCTGGTGTTAAGCCAGGTCACGACTTGGATTTTTGCGCGTTCGCTGATGAACTCGGCCATTCTGGGGTATTACTTCGGGATTGCAGGTGTGCTGGCCTATACAGCCTATTATGCGTCGTTCCTGACCGGGGGGCTGATTGTCGCGCGGCTGCGGGCCTCGGGCGCGGGGTCGGTGCAGGATTGGATTGGCAGGCGCTTCGGTCTGGCGGGGCAAAGCTGCTATAACGTGGTCATCGCGCTGCGCCTTCTGTCGGAAGTTTTCGCCAATCTGATTGTTGTCGGGTTGATATTCGTGGCGGTGCTGCCGGAATTCGGAGACTACAGAAACCTTGCCATTCTGGCCGTCGCGATACTCGCGCTGGCCTATTCTAGCCTGGGCGGGCTAAGCGCGGCCTTGCGCACCGACGTGGTGCAGATGGTGATTTTCCTGGTGGTGTTCGGCACCGCTCTCGCCGCGTTGCTTGCAAGCCCGGAATTCGATCTGGGCGCGACGCTGACTGCGCCCGGTGTATCTGGCCCCTACAACGGATGGGTGCTGCTGGCAGTGGCATTGCTGCAGGTCTTTTCCTACCCGGTCCACGATCCGGTGATGATGGATCGTGGTTTTTTGAGCGATGCCGCCACGACCCGCAGAAGTTTCCAGCATGCGTTCTGGATCTCGACGCTTTGCATCATCAGTTTCGGATTCTTCGGAATTCAAGCGGCCCTGCAGGGCGCGGCATATGAGGCGCAGTTGATCGGCACCTGGGCCGGATTGCTGCCCGGTTGGCTGTTTGCGGCACTGATGGTGTCGTTGCTGGTGTCGGCGCTTTCCACCCTCGACTCCGCATTGGTGTCGTCGGCCCGGCTGGCGGTTGAGGAACTTGGCCTGGCCTCGCGCAGCCTGAATGGCGGTCGGATGACCATGGTCATCTTCGCGGCCATGGGAACGCTGCTGACGCTGTGGGGCAATCAGACGCTGTTTGACGCGGTCGCTGTGTCTGGCACCGCCTCGATGTTTTTGACGCCGGTTCTGCTGGCCGGGTTGTTTCTGGGTCGGCAGGTCCAGCTTTGGGCGTATCTGGTCAGCTTTGCCGCCGCCATGATGGGCGCGCTGCTGTATTTTGCGCGTGCGGCTGATTGGGCGGCTTCCGTGCTGTATGACGGCCACAAATACGAACAACTGCTGCTGATCGGGATTGTCGTTCTGGCGGTTGGATTTGCCGCTGTGGCCCTGGGGTCGCGCAGCCGGGTTCGTACCTCGGCAGATCACCCTGACCAGACCAACCACGTCGAACAAAAAACCCCGGGATAA
- a CDS encoding amidohydrolase family protein, whose amino-acid sequence MTARAYCDCHVNIWNDEHVLPLYHQQQARVRQGDIAPKADADTLYAAMQDVEKAVVFSLRYGDSVGIEGDDETTAAAVAKYSDKLVGFAYVDPRRADCMDLLHHAIDDLGLKGAKFGPIYNGVSLSDPRMEPVLEFLQTRNLPLTMHMGTTFARNAPVDLGRAIHVEPVAMKYPDLTMVMAHMGHPWYEEAIVIARKQPNVFLDQSALFYRPWQYYNMLVLSQEYKITDKIFFGTDYPFAGVGESVDGLLNINDMLEGTKLPRVSQDTMDQILQSNPFEVWWKGDSPIRDGPGAGT is encoded by the coding sequence ATGACCGCGCGCGCCTATTGCGATTGCCACGTCAACATCTGGAACGATGAACACGTTCTGCCATTGTATCACCAGCAACAGGCCCGTGTGCGACAGGGCGACATTGCGCCAAAGGCCGATGCCGATACGCTGTATGCGGCGATGCAGGACGTCGAAAAGGCGGTTGTCTTTTCGCTCCGCTATGGCGACTCGGTCGGCATCGAAGGCGATGACGAGACTACGGCTGCAGCGGTGGCGAAATATTCCGACAAGCTCGTCGGCTTCGCCTATGTCGACCCGCGGCGCGCTGACTGTATGGATCTTTTGCACCACGCGATTGATGATCTGGGTCTGAAAGGTGCGAAGTTCGGGCCGATCTACAACGGCGTTTCCTTGTCGGACCCGCGAATGGAGCCGGTGTTGGAGTTCCTGCAGACCCGAAACCTGCCGCTGACGATGCATATGGGGACCACCTTCGCGCGCAACGCGCCGGTGGATCTGGGACGCGCCATTCATGTTGAACCCGTGGCGATGAAATACCCTGACTTGACCATGGTGATGGCCCATATGGGGCACCCATGGTACGAAGAGGCTATTGTGATCGCCCGCAAGCAACCCAATGTTTTCCTTGATCAATCTGCGTTGTTTTACCGGCCCTGGCAGTATTACAACATGCTGGTTCTCAGCCAGGAATACAAAATCACCGACAAGATTTTTTTCGGCACCGACTATCCCTTTGCCGGGGTCGGGGAAAGCGTGGACGGGCTGCTGAATATCAACGACATGTTGGAAGGCACCAAGTTGCCGCGCGTCAGCCAGGACACGATGGATCAGATCCTGCAATCCAACCCGTTCGAAGTCTGGTGGAAAGGCGACAGCCCGATCCGGGACGGGCCGGGGGCCGGCACCTGA
- a CDS encoding polyketide cyclase, giving the protein MEPAGYLNTALGTLRTSFPDLERREVIRIAGQDADGADWVGVCGHWVGTFMAPFLDIPQTRRAASVRFHDFFRIEGGRIVEMQALWDIPELMMQAGVWPMAPSLGREWLVPGPITQDGLTVAGDGAEALAVVGDMLTHLGKSDQGVDAMRLDAFWHPNCAWYGPAGIGTARGIDDFRRHHQIPFLNAMPDRVGDPAGGHFFAEGAYVGFTAWPGMHMTLSGDGWLGIPPNARRLTMRSLDFWRVESGLIRENWVLVDLLDVYAQLGVDVFARMKELPGWTSGSA; this is encoded by the coding sequence ATGGAGCCTGCCGGATACCTGAATACCGCACTGGGCACGCTGCGGACATCCTTCCCCGATCTGGAACGGCGAGAGGTGATCCGGATTGCCGGGCAGGACGCTGACGGCGCAGATTGGGTTGGCGTCTGCGGCCACTGGGTCGGCACCTTCATGGCGCCATTTCTGGACATCCCGCAGACACGGCGCGCAGCCTCGGTCCGGTTCCACGACTTCTTCCGCATCGAAGGCGGCAGGATAGTCGAAATGCAGGCGCTTTGGGATATACCAGAACTGATGATGCAGGCGGGTGTTTGGCCGATGGCGCCCTCGCTCGGGCGGGAATGGCTGGTGCCGGGGCCGATAACGCAGGACGGGCTGACAGTGGCGGGCGACGGGGCAGAGGCACTGGCCGTTGTGGGCGATATGTTGACCCATCTGGGCAAAAGCGATCAGGGTGTCGATGCCATGCGGCTGGATGCCTTCTGGCACCCGAACTGCGCCTGGTACGGCCCCGCCGGGATCGGAACCGCGCGCGGAATCGACGATTTTCGCCGACATCACCAGATCCCGTTCCTGAACGCCATGCCGGACCGTGTCGGTGATCCGGCGGGCGGCCATTTCTTTGCCGAAGGCGCCTATGTCGGCTTCACCGCCTGGCCCGGGATGCACATGACACTTTCGGGCGATGGCTGGCTTGGCATTCCGCCCAATGCACGGCGGCTGACCATGCGATCGCTGGATTTCTGGCGGGTGGAGTCAGGATTGATCCGGGAAAACTGGGTTCTGGTGGACCTGCTGGACGTTTATGCGCAACTTGGCGTCGATGTGTTTGCGCGAATGAAGGAGTTGCCCGGATGGACCAGCGGATCAGCCTGA
- a CDS encoding VOC family protein, whose product MDQRISLITLGVSDMAASAAFYEALGWARVDSPDGVVAFDLIGQVLGLYPLADLERDLGQARTPGFSGVTLGHNLPDKADVAALTEKARAAGATVIKEPHDIFWGGHIAYVADPDGHIWEFAWNPHSPLGPNREFRWNGYAA is encoded by the coding sequence ATGGACCAGCGGATCAGCCTGATTACCCTTGGGGTGAGCGACATGGCGGCCTCGGCGGCCTTCTACGAAGCGCTCGGCTGGGCGCGTGTGGACAGCCCGGATGGGGTGGTGGCGTTTGATCTGATCGGGCAGGTGCTGGGCCTCTATCCGCTGGCCGATCTGGAACGCGATTTGGGCCAGGCGCGCACGCCTGGGTTTTCCGGCGTCACGCTGGGCCACAATCTGCCTGACAAAGCAGATGTTGCAGCGCTGACTGAAAAGGCGCGGGCCGCCGGGGCAACCGTCATCAAGGAACCACATGACATTTTCTGGGGCGGGCACATCGCCTATGTCGCCGATCCGGACGGTCATATCTGGGAATTTGCCTGGAATCCGCACTCGCCACTTGGCCCCAACCGAGAATTCCGCTGGAACGGATATGCGGCGTAG
- a CDS encoding AAA family ATPase, translating to MATSPATPAAVPQPPAGESPLEFRDNRLLIDLCGPFDQYLTQVETTLDLQIVRRGNRLTLIGEETARQRGAEVLGALYARLEAGRPVEPGDVDAELRMENSNIPPRDDTADGARDGDQMEMFQGGRVEIKTRKKLVEPRTDAQKAYVRSLFSNELAFGIGPAGTGKTYLAVAAGVSMFIGGHVDKIILSRPAVEAGERFGFLPGDMKDKVDPYMQPLYDALNDFLPGKQVAKLIEDKRIEIAPLAFMRGRTLSNAFVVLDEAQNATTMQMKMFLTRLGEGSRMVITGDRTQVDLPRGMPSGLADAERLLGRVKGVAFNYFTSSDVVRHPLVARIIEAYEKDAPTS from the coding sequence TTGGCAACCAGCCCTGCGACCCCCGCCGCCGTTCCTCAGCCGCCAGCGGGAGAATCCCCGCTTGAATTCCGGGACAACCGATTGCTGATCGACCTTTGCGGTCCGTTTGATCAGTACCTGACACAGGTCGAAACCACGCTGGATTTGCAGATCGTGCGGCGCGGCAATCGGCTGACGCTGATCGGTGAGGAAACCGCCCGCCAGCGTGGCGCCGAGGTGCTGGGCGCGCTTTATGCCCGGCTCGAGGCTGGGCGGCCTGTCGAACCGGGCGACGTGGATGCGGAACTCAGGATGGAAAACTCCAACATTCCGCCGCGCGACGACACTGCGGACGGCGCGCGCGACGGCGACCAGATGGAGATGTTCCAAGGCGGCCGGGTCGAGATCAAGACCCGCAAGAAACTGGTCGAGCCGCGAACCGATGCCCAGAAAGCCTATGTCAGATCGCTATTCTCGAACGAACTGGCCTTCGGGATCGGACCGGCGGGAACGGGGAAGACCTATCTGGCGGTTGCGGCGGGTGTCTCGATGTTCATCGGTGGTCATGTCGACAAGATTATCCTGTCCCGCCCGGCGGTCGAGGCGGGCGAACGCTTCGGCTTTCTGCCCGGTGACATGAAGGACAAGGTCGATCCCTATATGCAGCCGCTCTATGACGCGCTGAACGATTTTCTGCCCGGCAAGCAGGTGGCAAAACTGATCGAGGATAAGCGGATCGAGATTGCGCCCCTTGCCTTCATGCGCGGACGCACGCTGTCCAACGCATTCGTCGTTCTGGACGAGGCGCAGAACGCCACGACGATGCAGATGAAAATGTTCCTGACCCGACTGGGTGAAGGGTCGCGCATGGTCATCACTGGGGATCGCACGCAGGTTGACCTGCCGCGCGGAATGCCCTCGGGGCTGGCGGATGCTGAACGGCTGCTGGGCCGCGTTAAGGGCGTCGCCTTCAACTATTTCACATCCAGCGACGTGGTGCGGCACCCCTTGGTCGCCCGGATCATCGAGGCCTATGAAAAGGACGCGCCGACGTCGTAA
- a CDS encoding MAPEG family protein: MATELGILTCLMIFAGSMWIPYVVGIATDPSKEDAFHTPADIAKLCPWVQRAHRAHLNLLEQAIPFAVLVLLLDRLEGFTALTYWTAIAFFWLRVAHAAGHISGVAKEPLRPIIFTAGWICVLIMAYAVFAAR; the protein is encoded by the coding sequence ATGGCAACTGAACTAGGAATTCTGACCTGTCTGATGATCTTCGCGGGGTCGATGTGGATCCCTTACGTCGTCGGCATTGCCACTGACCCGTCGAAAGAGGACGCGTTTCACACACCCGCCGATATCGCGAAGCTGTGCCCCTGGGTGCAACGCGCCCACCGCGCGCATCTGAACCTGCTGGAACAGGCCATCCCCTTCGCGGTTCTGGTTCTGCTGCTGGACCGGCTGGAGGGCTTTACGGCGCTGACCTATTGGACCGCCATTGCGTTCTTCTGGCTGCGAGTTGCCCATGCGGCGGGCCACATCTCGGGCGTGGCCAAGGAACCGCTGCGCCCGATCATCTTCACTGCAGGATGGATCTGCGTGCTGATCATGGCCTACGCGGTGTTTGCGGCCCGCTGA
- a CDS encoding dihydroxy-acid dehydratase (catalyzes the formation of 3-methyl-2-oxobutanoate from 2,3,-dihydroxy-3-methylbutanoate), giving the protein MATDDNKTRLRSAEWFAREGKYGFVPRSWMRSQGFSERLLKDRPVIGICNTWSELTNCNRGLKELAEHVKRGVLMAGGFPLEFPVTSLGEPFMRPTTMMFRNLVSMDVEETLRANPIDGVVLLCGCDKTTPALMMGAASCDLPSIVVSTGPMLNGRFRGRTLGSGTDMFKLDEDYRSGAISKQEFSNAEAAMSRSIGTCMTMGTASTMASLAEAMGMALPLNGAIPAPDSRRAVLAELSGSRIVELVNEDIRMSRILTRDAIENAIVVNGAIGGSTNAVMHLLALAGRLGVDLALDDWDRLGRDVPCLVDLKPSGRFLMEEFFEAGGLPVVMRRIADRLHLTATAVEGGTIGDRIADAEGFDDEVIRTIDNPVTEQGGIVVLRGNLAPDGAILKSSAASPGLMKHTGKAVVFESAEDFRARVDDPELDVDENSVFILRNSGPRGHPGMPEVGSMAIPKKLIAAGVTDVVRISDARMSGTAFGTVLLHVAPESAVGGPLAAVETGDTIVLDVAARRLEVDLSEQVLQARLAALDPKPSDQTRGYAKLYVAHVQQADKGADFDFLVGGSGTPPSTPSF; this is encoded by the coding sequence ATGGCAACTGACGACAACAAGACCAGATTGCGAAGCGCCGAATGGTTCGCGCGCGAAGGGAAGTACGGATTTGTTCCGCGAAGCTGGATGCGCAGCCAGGGCTTTTCCGAACGCCTGCTGAAAGATCGGCCCGTCATCGGCATCTGCAATACCTGGTCCGAGCTGACAAATTGCAACAGGGGCCTGAAGGAACTGGCCGAACACGTGAAGCGCGGTGTGCTGATGGCGGGCGGCTTCCCGCTGGAATTTCCGGTCACAAGCCTGGGTGAGCCGTTCATGCGCCCCACGACGATGATGTTCCGCAACCTGGTGTCCATGGATGTCGAGGAAACCCTGCGCGCCAACCCGATTGACGGTGTGGTCTTGTTGTGCGGATGCGACAAGACAACGCCGGCTTTAATGATGGGCGCGGCGAGTTGTGATTTACCCTCGATCGTCGTTTCGACGGGACCGATGCTGAATGGACGTTTTCGTGGCCGCACCCTGGGGTCGGGGACGGATATGTTCAAACTCGATGAAGATTACCGTTCCGGTGCGATCTCAAAACAGGAGTTCAGCAATGCTGAGGCCGCGATGTCGCGTTCCATCGGAACCTGCATGACAATGGGCACGGCCTCGACCATGGCGTCCCTGGCCGAAGCGATGGGCATGGCGTTGCCGTTGAACGGTGCGATCCCGGCGCCCGACAGCCGCCGCGCGGTTCTGGCCGAATTGTCCGGTTCGCGGATTGTCGAACTGGTCAACGAAGACATCCGCATGTCCCGCATTCTGACACGTGACGCGATCGAGAATGCGATCGTCGTGAACGGCGCAATTGGCGGGTCGACGAATGCGGTTATGCATCTGTTGGCGCTGGCGGGCAGGCTGGGCGTCGATCTTGCGCTTGACGATTGGGACAGGCTTGGGAGGGATGTGCCGTGTCTGGTTGACCTCAAACCGTCCGGGCGGTTCCTGATGGAGGAATTCTTTGAGGCGGGCGGACTGCCGGTCGTAATGCGCCGGATCGCCGACAGGTTGCATCTGACTGCGACAGCCGTGGAAGGCGGAACCATCGGCGACAGGATTGCGGATGCGGAGGGTTTCGATGACGAGGTTATCCGCACAATTGACAACCCCGTCACCGAACAAGGCGGCATCGTTGTCTTACGGGGCAATCTGGCACCTGATGGCGCGATCCTGAAATCCTCGGCCGCCAGCCCCGGCTTGATGAAACACACCGGCAAGGCGGTTGTGTTCGAAAGTGCCGAGGATTTTCGCGCCCGTGTCGATGACCCCGAACTGGATGTTGACGAAAACAGCGTGTTCATCCTGCGAAACTCGGGGCCCCGGGGTCATCCCGGCATGCCCGAGGTGGGCAGTATGGCCATTCCCAAAAAGCTGATCGCGGCAGGTGTCACGGACGTCGTGCGGATATCGGACGCCCGGATGAGCGGGACAGCCTTCGGCACAGTCCTCCTGCATGTCGCGCCTGAATCTGCCGTGGGCGGGCCTTTGGCGGCCGTTGAAACCGGCGATACCATCGTTCTGGACGTGGCGGCGCGCCGCCTTGAAGTCGACTTGTCCGAACAGGTTCTGCAGGCGCGTCTTGCCGCCCTTGACCCGAAACCTTCGGATCAGACGCGCGGTTACGCGAAACTCTACGTCGCGCATGTTCAGCAAGCCGACAAGGGCGCTGATTTTGATTTTCTTGTGGGTGGTTCAGGCACACCCCCCTCAACGCCGTCCTTTTAA
- a CDS encoding metalloregulator ArsR/SmtB family transcription factor, with amino-acid sequence MDAIFKALNDPARRDLLDSLRQQDGQTLGELEAVLDMTRFGVMKHLKVLEDAQLITTRKKGRFKYHYLNALPLQEVIDRWIEPLLAKPAARAVIDLKKQLEGTAPMTTKKPDFVMATYIRCTQDALWDALSDPANVVHWHFMATRAEGSMKAGGSSTYYGPDGNAFLTIKVTGQTPKTRIDMGFEPSWEGPGMQASSCAYIIEPANDHCKLTVEHYDLPAGQENAADGWHRMISGLKTWLETGKAANFGYGG; translated from the coding sequence ATGGACGCGATCTTCAAGGCCCTCAACGACCCCGCGCGCCGTGACCTGCTGGACAGTCTGCGCCAACAGGACGGCCAGACATTGGGAGAGCTTGAGGCGGTGCTGGATATGACCCGTTTCGGCGTCATGAAGCATCTGAAGGTTCTTGAGGACGCACAGCTGATCACAACGCGCAAGAAGGGGCGCTTCAAATACCACTACCTCAACGCCCTGCCCCTGCAGGAGGTGATCGACCGTTGGATCGAACCCCTGCTGGCCAAGCCTGCGGCCCGTGCCGTGATCGACCTGAAGAAGCAACTGGAAGGAACCGCCCCGATGACAACAAAGAAACCCGACTTCGTGATGGCGACGTATATTCGCTGCACTCAGGATGCCCTGTGGGATGCCCTGTCTGATCCGGCCAATGTGGTGCACTGGCACTTCATGGCAACGCGTGCCGAAGGCTCGATGAAGGCTGGCGGATCATCCACCTACTACGGCCCCGACGGCAACGCGTTCCTGACCATCAAGGTCACCGGCCAGACCCCGAAAACGCGCATTGACATGGGGTTTGAGCCATCGTGGGAAGGACCGGGCATGCAGGCCAGCAGCTGCGCTTACATCATCGAACCGGCCAATGATCACTGCAAACTGACGGTCGAACACTATGACCTGCCCGCCGGACAGGAAAACGCGGCCGATGGCTGGCACCGCATGATCTCGGGCCTGAAAACATGGCTGGAAACCGGCAAGGCCGCAAATTTCGGATACGGAGGTTGA
- a CDS encoding alpha/beta fold hydrolase, translated as MSQELTTPQGRRIAYDLTKGQGPGVVFLGGFKSDRQGTKALHLEAWAKAQGRAFLRLDYSGHGDSSGAFEDGCIGDWAVDARAAVELLTRGPQVLVGSSMGGWIALLIARVRPDLVAGLVGIAAAPDFTEDSIWAGLDADARAALARDGRIEEPSDYGPEPYVYTQRLIEDGRDNLVLRDPLPLPFTVRLLQGTADADVDQSVALRLLDHASGDDIRLTLVKGADHRFSDLAQLAMIQAAVEEVLTAAT; from the coding sequence ATGTCGCAGGAACTCACCACGCCCCAGGGCCGTCGAATCGCCTATGATCTGACCAAGGGGCAGGGGCCGGGCGTCGTGTTTCTGGGCGGGTTCAAGTCGGACCGGCAGGGCACCAAGGCGCTGCATCTGGAAGCTTGGGCCAAAGCGCAGGGTCGCGCGTTCCTGCGCCTCGACTATTCCGGCCATGGCGACAGCAGCGGCGCCTTCGAAGACGGCTGCATCGGTGATTGGGCGGTGGACGCCCGCGCGGCGGTCGAACTGCTGACACGTGGCCCGCAAGTGCTGGTCGGGTCGTCCATGGGCGGCTGGATCGCGCTGCTGATTGCCCGGGTGCGCCCCGATCTGGTCGCCGGGCTGGTGGGCATCGCCGCTGCACCTGATTTCACCGAAGACAGCATCTGGGCCGGACTGGACGCGGATGCCCGCGCGGCATTGGCGCGTGATGGGCGGATCGAGGAACCCTCGGACTACGGCCCCGAGCCATACGTCTATACGCAGCGATTGATCGAGGACGGGCGCGACAATCTGGTGCTGCGCGACCCGTTGCCGCTGCCGTTTACGGTGCGCCTGTTGCAGGGGACGGCGGACGCGGATGTTGACCAGTCGGTCGCCCTGCGCTTGCTGGACCACGCCAGCGGCGACGATATCCGCCTGACGCTGGTCAAAGGCGCGGATCACCGGTTCTCGGACCTTGCGCAACTGGCAATGATCCAGGCGGCGGTTGAAGAGGTTTTGACTGCAGCTACCTGA